The Orcinus orca chromosome 16, mOrcOrc1.1, whole genome shotgun sequence genome includes a window with the following:
- the FKBP1A gene encoding peptidyl-prolyl cis-trans isomerase FKBP1A isoform X3 codes for MLEDGKKFDSSRDRNKPFKFVLGKQEVIRGWEEGVAQMSVGQRAKLTISPDYAYGATGHPGIIPPNATLVFDVELLKLE; via the exons ATGCTTGAAGATGGAAAGAAATTCGATTCCTCCCGGGACAGAAACAAGCCCTTTAAGTTTGTGCTGGGTAAGCAGGAGGTGATCCGAGGCTGGGAAGAAGGGGTTGCCCAG ATGAGTGTGGGTCAGAGAGCCAAGCTGACTATCTCCCCAGACTATGCCTATGGCGCCACTGGGCACCCAGGCATCATCCCACCAAATGCCACTCTCGTCTTTGATGTGGAGCTTCTAAAACTGGAATGA